A stretch of Clostridium formicaceticum DNA encodes these proteins:
- a CDS encoding stage V sporulation protein AB gives MLYIIIPIIGFSNGIVVGSGIVALLTLLDIVPRLGQLTKTYKFTPIYENAIIGGATIAAFLSLINKGINIGTILVILIGFTMGIFIGLLASALAEVMNVIPVVVRRFKIEEYVLYIVYSLILGKTIGSFIHWLVLH, from the coding sequence GTGCTATATATTATTATTCCAATAATAGGATTTTCAAATGGGATTGTAGTAGGGAGCGGTATCGTGGCGCTTCTAACTTTGCTAGATATTGTACCAAGACTAGGGCAACTGACAAAAACCTATAAATTTACACCAATCTATGAAAATGCAATTATAGGGGGGGCAACGATAGCTGCCTTCCTTTCACTGATTAATAAGGGCATTAACATAGGAACAATTTTGGTGATTTTGATAGGATTTACCATGGGTATTTTCATAGGGTTATTAGCATCTGCATTGGCAGAGGTGATGAATGTTATACCTGTGGTGGTTAGAAGGTTTAAGATAGAAGAGTATGTGCTTTATATTGTTTACTCTTTAATTTTAGGGAAAACAATAGGTTCGTTTATACATTGGCTAGTACTTCACTGA
- the spoIIAA gene encoding anti-sigma F factor antagonist, whose translation MQVHYENIGNTLIVKLRGELDHHVAEKIRVELDEMISNKRSKNLIFDLKEMNFMDSSGIGVIIGRYKNIHKLGGKVAVVQASNKVDKIFSLAGLYRIVSKFETSEDALKCI comes from the coding sequence TTGCAAGTACACTATGAAAATATAGGAAATACACTTATTGTTAAGCTAAGAGGAGAGCTCGATCATCATGTTGCTGAAAAAATAAGAGTAGAACTAGATGAAATGATTTCAAATAAACGTTCAAAGAATCTTATCTTTGACTTAAAAGAAATGAACTTTATGGATAGTTCAGGTATTGGTGTGATTATTGGCAGATATAAAAATATTCATAAACTGGGGGGCAAGGTAGCTGTGGTACAGGCATCTAACAAAGTAGATAAAATATTTAGTTTAGCTGGTTTGTACCGTATTGTTAGTAAATTTGAAACCTCAGAGGATGCTCTTAAATGCATATAA
- the spoIIAB gene encoding anti-sigma F factor, protein MECKNYMKMEFYSKSQNEAFARVVVAAFAAQLDPTIEEISDIKTAVSEAVTNAIIHGYEDKSDLITVICRINHEELEIIVEDKGRGIEDVQKAREPLYTSKPELERSGMGFTVMETFMDQIDVYSEIGKGTKVRMIKKFKSLSED, encoded by the coding sequence ATGGAATGTAAAAACTATATGAAAATGGAGTTCTATAGTAAATCTCAAAACGAGGCATTTGCAAGGGTTGTGGTAGCGGCTTTTGCAGCACAATTAGATCCGACTATTGAAGAAATCTCAGATATAAAAACTGCGGTTTCAGAAGCTGTAACAAATGCAATTATTCATGGTTATGAGGACAAGAGTGATCTTATTACGGTGATATGTAGAATAAATCATGAAGAATTGGAAATTATAGTAGAAGATAAGGGCAGAGGCATTGAAGATGTACAGAAGGCTAGAGAACCTCTGTATACTTCTAAGCCTGAACTAGAACGTTCTGGCATGGGTTTTACGGTGATGGAAACTTTTATGGATCAGATAGATGTATATTCTGAGATAGGAAAGGGAACAAAAGTAAGAATGATAAAAAAGTTCAAAAGCCTGAGTGAAGATTAA
- the spoVAC gene encoding stage V sporulation protein AC: protein MANNLFHNKQDYKKYVQEKSPKHNYFKNCIWAFMVGGTICTIGQFVHNQIEKFLNLDHLNATNATILVMIFLGALFTGLGVYDQIGKRAGAGSIVPITGFANSIVAPAMEFKREGYVFGVAAKMFVLAGPVLVYGITSSVIVGIIYYFIQK, encoded by the coding sequence ATGGCAAATAATTTATTTCACAATAAACAGGATTATAAAAAATATGTACAGGAGAAGTCTCCTAAGCATAATTACTTTAAAAATTGTATCTGGGCTTTTATGGTAGGCGGCACGATATGTACGATAGGGCAATTTGTACATAATCAAATAGAAAAATTTTTAAATCTTGATCATTTAAATGCGACAAATGCAACAATACTGGTTATGATTTTCTTAGGAGCACTGTTTACTGGATTAGGCGTCTATGATCAAATCGGTAAACGAGCTGGTGCAGGTTCTATTGTGCCTATTACAGGATTTGCTAATTCTATTGTAGCACCTGCCATGGAATTTAAAAGAGAAGGATATGTTTTTGGTGTAGCCGCAAAAATGTTTGTTTTGGCAGGGCCTGTTCTAGTTTATGGCATTACAAGCTCTGTTATTGTAGGTATCATTTATTACTTTATACAAAAATAG
- the spoVAE gene encoding stage V sporulation protein AE — protein MGYVSAFIVGGLICLIGQLLMDATKLAPAHVLIIFVTSGVILTAVGLYEPLVKIGGAGATIPLPGFGYSLAKGAFKGVKESGLLGAFIGGVEATAGGITAAIVFGYIMAVIFDPKTKP, from the coding sequence ATGGGTTATGTTAGCGCATTTATTGTAGGTGGGTTAATTTGTTTAATAGGGCAGCTGTTAATGGACGCGACGAAACTAGCGCCAGCCCATGTATTGATCATTTTTGTTACATCTGGCGTTATTTTAACTGCTGTAGGGCTTTATGAGCCGTTGGTGAAGATCGGTGGTGCAGGAGCAACAATACCTTTGCCGGGGTTTGGTTATTCGTTGGCCAAGGGTGCTTTTAAAGGTGTAAAAGAAAGTGGACTGTTAGGGGCATTTATTGGTGGGGTTGAGGCTACAGCAGGAGGCATCACAGCAGCTATTGTGTTTGGATATATCATGGCAGTCATATTTGATCCTAAAACAAAACCATAG
- the spoVAD gene encoding stage V sporulation protein AD: MARKKIGKQTIEFIDPPSIISTTSIVGPKEGQGPLSQYFDIILEDDLYGEDSWEKAESKMVKEAVKLAAMQGRLHLEDIDYLFAGDLLNQLMSSSFAARDLGMPYFGLFGACSTMAESLSLAAIMIEGGFADYVVATTSSHFSSAERQFRFPLELGNQRPLTSQWTVTGAGAAILAPMRNKGPYITHVTTGKVIDYGITDPNNMGAAMAPAAVDTIKAYFEDTGRSPDEFDLIITGDLGKIGNEIAIDLLKQGGLPINKTLRDCGVEIFDHVRQDTHAGGSGCGCSAVVFCGYLYKLLKENIFRKVLLVSTGALLSPTSIQQGESIPSIAHAVAIEGKLKD; encoded by the coding sequence ATGGCTAGAAAAAAAATTGGTAAGCAAACGATTGAGTTCATAGATCCTCCTTCTATTATTTCTACTACTTCTATTGTAGGGCCTAAGGAAGGTCAAGGGCCTTTATCCCAGTATTTTGATATTATTTTAGAAGACGATTTGTATGGAGAGGATAGCTGGGAAAAAGCTGAAAGTAAGATGGTAAAGGAAGCGGTAAAGCTAGCAGCGATGCAGGGAAGACTTCATTTAGAAGATATTGATTATTTATTCGCAGGAGATTTATTAAATCAGCTAATGTCCTCTTCTTTTGCTGCTAGAGATTTAGGTATGCCCTATTTTGGATTATTTGGTGCTTGCTCGACTATGGCAGAATCTTTGAGTTTGGCGGCTATAATGATTGAAGGTGGTTTTGCTGATTATGTAGTGGCTACTACCTCTAGTCATTTTTCTTCAGCAGAAAGGCAGTTTAGGTTTCCTCTAGAATTAGGAAATCAAAGGCCCCTTACTTCACAGTGGACAGTTACTGGTGCAGGTGCTGCTATATTAGCTCCTATGCGAAATAAAGGTCCGTATATAACCCATGTTACAACTGGTAAAGTCATTGATTATGGTATTACAGACCCTAATAATATGGGAGCTGCCATGGCACCAGCAGCAGTTGATACAATTAAAGCATATTTTGAAGATACAGGAAGATCCCCAGATGAATTTGATTTAATCATTACGGGAGACTTAGGTAAAATAGGAAATGAAATTGCAATAGACCTGTTAAAACAAGGAGGACTTCCCATAAACAAGACCTTAAGGGATTGTGGTGTGGAAATATTTGATCACGTAAGGCAAGATACACATGCGGGTGGTAGTGGATGTGGATGTTCCGCAGTGGTCTTTTGTGGCTATTTATATAAATTATTAAAGGAGAATATATTTAGGAAAGTTTTATTAGTTTCTACAGGGGCATTATTATCCCCTACAAGTATTCAACAGGGCGAATCTATTCCTAGCATAGCACATGCAGTAGCTATAGAAGGTAAACTGAAGGACTAG
- the moaC gene encoding cyclic pyranopterin monophosphate synthase MoaC produces MDQFTHFNEEGRAKMVEVGNKLNTKREAIATGSIYMMAETLNKIIDREISKGDVLAVSQVAGIMAAKKTSDMIPMCHNIILTGADIHFNIDRENNKIDIQATVRTTGKTGVEIEALNAVSTAALTIYDMCKAVDRGMEITGIKLMKKTGGKSGDFIRE; encoded by the coding sequence ATGGATCAGTTTACTCACTTTAATGAAGAAGGCAGAGCTAAGATGGTGGAGGTAGGTAATAAATTAAATACAAAGCGAGAGGCTATAGCAACGGGAAGCATCTATATGATGGCGGAAACCTTAAATAAAATCATTGATCGAGAAATCAGCAAAGGGGATGTGCTGGCGGTGTCCCAAGTTGCAGGAATTATGGCTGCTAAAAAAACAAGTGATATGATTCCAATGTGCCACAACATTATATTAACTGGGGCAGATATTCATTTTAATATTGATAGAGAAAACAATAAGATAGATATTCAAGCTACTGTTAGAACCACAGGAAAGACAGGTGTTGAAATAGAAGCATTGAACGCGGTTTCAACAGCGGCACTTACTATTTATGATATGTGTAAAGCAGTAGATCGGGGCATGGAAATCACCGGTATTAAGTTAATGAAGAAAACTGGAGGAAAGTCAGGGGATTTTATAAGAGAATAA
- the pflB gene encoding formate C-acetyltransferase has protein sequence MINNSAFKKGKWTKTIDTRDFIQTNYSPYYGDESFLSDATDATKKLWDEVLKLMEAERKNNGTLDVDASTISTIISHKPGYINKNLEKIVGLQTDAPLKRAIIPNGGIRMIESACKAYGYELDPQVRDIFNKYRKTHNAGVFDAYTEEMLAARKAGIITGLPDAYGRGRIIGDYRRVALYGVDLLIEDKKQQKKSLEVDFMNEETIRLREEIQEQIRALIELKEMGKSYGFDLSQPATNAFEAIQWVYLAYLAAVKEQNGAAMSLGRVSNFIDIYIEKDLAEGNLTEEEAQELIDHFVMKLRMVRFLRSPEYNELFSGDPTWVTESIGGVGLDGRPLVTKTSFRILHTLYNLGPAPEPNLTVLWAQQLPEGFKKYCSKVSIDTSSLQYENDDLMRCYWGDDYGIACCVSAMPIGKQMQFFGARCNLAKALLYSINGGRDEMSGIQVGPKFQQITSEYLDYNEVMEKFNTFIDWIAKLYVNTLNVIHYMHDKYAYERIQMALHDRDVIRTMACGIAGLSVCADSLSAIKYAKVKPIRNAEGLVVDFEIEGDFPKYGNNDDAVDTIAEALVKRFMDAIRKNRTYRNAIPTQSVLTITSNVVYGKKTGSTPDGRKAGEPFAPGANPMHGRDTKGALASLSSVAKLPYKDSQDGISYTFSIVPKALGKTPADRINILTSLLDGYFIQDGHHVNINVFDRETLIDAMEHPEKYPQLTIRVSGYAVNFIKLTKEQQLDVIHRTFHEAIV, from the coding sequence TTGATAAATAACAGTGCATTTAAAAAAGGAAAATGGACGAAAACAATAGATACAAGAGACTTTATACAAACAAATTATTCTCCTTATTATGGAGATGAAAGTTTCTTAAGCGATGCTACGGATGCCACAAAAAAACTTTGGGACGAAGTTTTAAAATTAATGGAAGCAGAGCGTAAAAATAATGGTACACTCGATGTAGATGCCAGCACAATTTCTACCATCATTTCTCATAAACCAGGTTATATTAATAAAAACCTAGAAAAAATTGTAGGCCTTCAAACAGATGCCCCTTTAAAAAGAGCTATCATTCCTAATGGTGGTATTCGCATGATTGAAAGTGCGTGCAAAGCTTATGGCTATGAATTAGATCCTCAAGTAAGAGATATCTTTAATAAGTATAGAAAAACCCACAATGCTGGTGTTTTTGATGCTTATACCGAAGAAATGTTGGCAGCTAGAAAGGCTGGTATTATTACAGGGCTACCCGATGCCTACGGCAGAGGAAGAATTATAGGCGATTACAGAAGAGTAGCCCTTTATGGGGTAGATTTACTAATTGAAGATAAAAAGCAGCAAAAAAAATCTTTGGAAGTAGATTTTATGAATGAAGAAACCATCCGTCTTCGTGAGGAAATCCAAGAACAAATTAGAGCCTTAATAGAGCTAAAAGAGATGGGTAAGTCTTATGGTTTTGATCTATCTCAACCTGCTACCAATGCTTTTGAAGCTATACAATGGGTCTATTTGGCTTACCTAGCTGCAGTAAAAGAACAAAATGGAGCGGCTATGAGCTTAGGTAGAGTTTCTAACTTTATAGATATTTATATTGAAAAAGATCTTGCTGAAGGTAATCTTACTGAAGAAGAAGCTCAAGAATTAATTGATCATTTTGTCATGAAGCTAAGAATGGTAAGATTTTTAAGATCTCCTGAATATAACGAGCTTTTTAGTGGTGACCCTACTTGGGTGACAGAGTCTATTGGGGGAGTAGGCTTGGACGGAAGGCCTTTAGTGACGAAAACCTCCTTTAGAATACTGCATACACTATACAACCTAGGCCCTGCACCAGAACCAAACTTAACAGTATTATGGGCGCAACAATTACCCGAAGGCTTTAAAAAATATTGTTCTAAAGTGTCTATTGATACTAGCTCCCTCCAATATGAAAATGATGACTTAATGCGTTGCTACTGGGGAGATGATTATGGTATTGCCTGCTGCGTATCTGCTATGCCCATCGGTAAACAAATGCAGTTTTTTGGTGCTAGATGCAATTTAGCCAAGGCTCTTCTTTACTCTATTAATGGCGGAAGAGATGAAATGTCTGGCATTCAAGTAGGCCCTAAATTCCAACAGATTACTTCTGAATATCTTGACTATAACGAAGTGATGGAGAAATTCAATACCTTCATCGATTGGATTGCAAAGCTATACGTCAATACGCTAAATGTCATTCATTATATGCACGACAAGTATGCCTATGAAAGAATTCAAATGGCCCTTCATGATCGTGATGTTATCAGAACCATGGCTTGCGGTATTGCAGGACTATCAGTATGCGCAGACTCCTTAAGTGCTATTAAATATGCAAAAGTCAAGCCTATTAGAAATGCGGAGGGTTTAGTGGTTGACTTTGAAATCGAAGGCGATTTCCCTAAATACGGTAATAACGATGATGCTGTTGATACAATTGCAGAGGCCCTTGTAAAAAGATTTATGGATGCCATCAGAAAGAACAGAACCTATAGGAATGCCATTCCTACCCAATCTGTATTAACCATAACCTCTAATGTTGTTTATGGCAAAAAGACTGGCAGTACACCAGATGGCAGAAAAGCAGGAGAACCCTTTGCACCTGGTGCCAATCCAATGCATGGACGTGATACAAAGGGGGCATTAGCTTCTTTATCCTCTGTAGCGAAACTTCCTTATAAAGATTCACAAGACGGTATTTCCTACACCTTCTCAATTGTACCAAAGGCTTTGGGAAAAACCCCTGCAGATAGAATTAATATTCTAACTTCATTACTTGACGGCTATTTTATTCAAGATGGTCATCATGTGAACATTAATGTATTTGATCGTGAAACTTTGATAGACGCTATGGAACATCCAGAAAAATATCCTCAATTAACAATTCGCGTTTCTGGATATGCTGTTAATTTTATCAAGCTAACAAAAGAACAACAATTAGATGTTATTCATCGAACTTTCCACGAAGCTATTGTATAG
- a CDS encoding stage V sporulation protein AA, giving the protein MEKRESQEIFLQSKGKVRCDSRKAVLLKDLIDVSIEEQDIRDKINHIEYKMNHAQGQKTYVISMLSIISLIKNQFPNITVHVLGEPDILMIFQDVEVKNRDKTKLIRVVCICFLLFVGSATAIINFHSDVDMPQTQKTIYRIITGKETDQLLLLQIPYSLGIGTGMSIFFNHVFKKRINNEPSPLEVEVHLYQENMDQYIKNMSEKHNR; this is encoded by the coding sequence ATGGAGAAGAGAGAATCACAGGAAATATTTTTACAATCCAAAGGCAAGGTTAGATGTGATTCAAGGAAAGCAGTTTTGTTAAAGGATTTAATTGATGTTTCGATAGAAGAGCAGGACATAAGAGATAAGATAAATCATATAGAGTATAAAATGAATCATGCTCAAGGACAAAAGACCTATGTGATTTCTATGCTATCAATCATATCCTTGATAAAAAACCAATTTCCAAATATCACAGTTCATGTTCTTGGAGAGCCAGATATATTGATGATTTTTCAGGATGTTGAAGTGAAAAATAGGGATAAAACAAAGTTAATAAGGGTAGTTTGTATATGTTTTTTATTATTTGTAGGATCTGCCACTGCCATCATTAATTTTCATTCTGATGTTGATATGCCTCAAACGCAGAAAACAATTTATAGAATTATTACAGGGAAAGAAACGGACCAACTTTTACTTTTGCAAATTCCCTACTCTTTAGGCATTGGTACAGGAATGTCGATATTCTTTAATCATGTTTTCAAAAAGAGAATTAACAATGAACCTAGTCCTCTAGAAGTGGAAGTACATTTATACCAAGAAAACATGGACCAATACATAAAAAATATGAGTGAGAAACATAATAGATAG
- the thiI gene encoding tRNA uracil 4-sulfurtransferase ThiI, producing the protein MKDVIIIRYGEIILKGLNKRFFEDKLVKHIRYALADLGKPSVYKEHSRIYVDVEDYNPQEIIDRVKRVFGVVSVSPAKRFPVDMEEIKKVVLKEIREKMLKNGIKTFKIESKRADKNFPMKSPEISREIGGFILQNIEEISVDVHHPDISVHVEVRNDAFVHSEKINGFGGLPLGTNGKALLLLSGGIDSPVAGWLVGKRGVEVEAIHFHSYPFTSERAKEKVIDLAKILASYCGQFKIYSVNLLPIQKEINEKCPEEEMTILSRRFMMKIAEKIALKFEYDALITGESIGQVASQTVKSLHVTNAAVNIPVFRPLIAMDKVDIIELAHKIGTYETSILPFEDCCTVFLPKHPVTKPKLEKILLSEELLDVEGLIESAIDEMEVISTFDE; encoded by the coding sequence GTGAAGGATGTCATTATCATTCGTTATGGAGAAATTATTTTAAAGGGACTTAATAAAAGATTTTTTGAAGATAAGCTTGTAAAACATATTCGTTATGCACTGGCAGACTTAGGAAAACCAAGCGTATATAAGGAACACAGCAGGATTTATGTGGATGTAGAAGATTATAATCCGCAAGAAATTATTGATAGGGTGAAAAGAGTATTTGGTGTTGTTTCTGTCAGTCCTGCAAAGCGGTTTCCTGTAGATATGGAGGAAATAAAGAAAGTAGTTCTTAAAGAAATACGAGAAAAAATGTTAAAAAATGGAATAAAGACCTTTAAAATAGAAAGTAAAAGGGCCGATAAAAATTTTCCTATGAAATCTCCAGAAATTAGTAGAGAAATAGGAGGATTTATTTTGCAAAATATAGAAGAAATATCTGTAGATGTACATCATCCTGATATTTCTGTTCATGTAGAGGTTAGAAATGATGCTTTTGTACATAGTGAAAAAATAAATGGTTTTGGAGGGCTGCCGCTAGGAACCAATGGAAAAGCTTTGTTATTGCTTTCAGGAGGGATTGATAGCCCTGTAGCTGGCTGGCTGGTAGGGAAAAGGGGTGTGGAGGTCGAAGCTATTCATTTTCACAGCTATCCCTTCACCAGTGAAAGAGCAAAGGAAAAGGTAATTGATCTAGCTAAAATTTTAGCTTCTTATTGTGGGCAGTTTAAGATCTATTCTGTAAACTTATTGCCAATACAGAAGGAAATTAATGAAAAATGTCCTGAAGAGGAAATGACAATATTATCAAGGCGTTTTATGATGAAGATTGCTGAAAAAATTGCTTTAAAATTTGAATACGATGCACTGATTACTGGGGAAAGTATTGGACAAGTTGCTAGTCAAACAGTAAAGAGTCTTCATGTAACCAATGCAGCAGTAAACATACCAGTATTTAGACCACTAATAGCAATGGACAAAGTGGACATCATAGAACTAGCTCATAAAATCGGCACCTATGAAACCTCTATACTACCTTTTGAAGATTGTTGTACCGTATTTTTACCGAAACATCCAGTAACAAAGCCTAAGTTGGAAAAAATATTGCTCTCAGAAGAGTTGTTGGATGTAGAGGGATTAATAGAAAGTGCAATTGATGAAATGGAAGTAATAAGTACATTTGACGAGTAA
- the pflA gene encoding pyruvate formate-lyase-activating protein: MTVKGKIHSVETFGTVDGPGIRYVIFFQGCPLRCKFCHNRDTWNLEDGKEISVSELVDDIKKYIPFIKASGGGVTISGGEPTLQSEFLLNLLKELKKHDLHTCLDTSGFISSASSIDEILEYVDLVLLDLKHIDPAKHKNLTGVDNHGILSFAKYLDSKNMPMWIRHVVIPTITDEEAALKALAEFVFTLDAVKKVDLLPYHSMGKFKWKEYNSLYPLEGIRDANEADIAKARSIFNKYSKYSLTA, encoded by the coding sequence ATGACTGTAAAAGGAAAAATTCATTCTGTTGAAACTTTTGGTACTGTTGATGGTCCGGGAATTCGCTATGTTATATTTTTTCAAGGTTGTCCCTTAAGATGTAAGTTTTGTCACAACAGAGATACTTGGAATCTAGAAGATGGTAAAGAAATTAGTGTAAGTGAATTGGTTGACGATATTAAAAAATACATTCCCTTTATCAAAGCATCTGGAGGCGGTGTTACAATCAGCGGTGGAGAACCTACCCTTCAATCAGAGTTCTTGCTAAATTTACTAAAAGAATTAAAAAAACATGATCTGCATACTTGTTTAGATACCTCTGGTTTTATTTCTTCTGCCAGCAGCATAGATGAAATACTAGAATATGTCGATTTAGTCCTCCTAGACTTAAAACATATTGATCCTGCTAAGCATAAGAATTTAACAGGGGTCGATAATCACGGTATTTTATCTTTTGCTAAATATTTAGATAGTAAAAATATGCCTATGTGGATCCGTCATGTTGTTATTCCTACAATTACAGATGAAGAAGCCGCCTTAAAAGCATTAGCAGAGTTTGTTTTTACCCTTGACGCAGTGAAAAAAGTAGATCTCCTTCCCTATCACTCTATGGGTAAATTCAAATGGAAAGAATACAATTCCTTATATCCTCTAGAAGGAATTCGCGATGCTAATGAAGCAGATATTGCTAAAGCTAGAAGTATATTTAATAAATACAGCAAATATAGTCTAACAGCTTAA
- the sigF gene encoding RNA polymerase sporulation sigma factor SigF, with protein sequence MNIPAFSGEHNEILEHEETMELIKKAQKGDMQAQEILVSHNLGLVRSMINRFANRGYEREDLFQLGCIGLIKAIKKFDASYDVKFSTYAVPMIVGEIKRFLRDDGIIKVSRNLKQTASKVKMVKEKLFKEFGREATLQEIADELNIEKEDIVLALDSNAHPEYLYDVIHHDDGAPIYLIDKITKDESLNDTEVIDRLLLQDTLAKLEPRERQIILLRYFKDKTQTEIAETLGISQVQVSRIEKKVLQSMKELMKKA encoded by the coding sequence ATGAATATACCAGCATTTTCAGGGGAACACAATGAAATATTAGAACATGAAGAAACAATGGAGCTTATAAAAAAAGCCCAGAAAGGGGACATGCAGGCACAAGAAATTTTGGTAAGTCATAACCTTGGTCTTGTGAGAAGTATGATTAATAGATTTGCTAATAGGGGTTATGAGAGGGAAGATTTATTTCAGCTGGGATGCATAGGATTAATAAAGGCGATAAAAAAATTTGACGCTAGTTATGACGTTAAATTTTCTACTTATGCAGTACCTATGATTGTTGGTGAAATAAAACGTTTTTTGCGTGATGATGGTATTATTAAGGTTTCAAGAAACTTAAAACAGACAGCTTCTAAGGTGAAAATGGTAAAAGAAAAACTGTTTAAAGAGTTTGGAAGAGAAGCAACTTTACAGGAAATTGCTGATGAACTAAATATTGAAAAGGAAGATATTGTTCTAGCGTTAGATTCCAATGCACATCCTGAATATTTATATGATGTGATTCATCATGATGACGGCGCTCCCATATATTTAATAGATAAAATCACGAAAGATGAATCTTTAAATGATACAGAGGTGATTGATAGGCTATTACTGCAGGATACTTTAGCAAAGTTAGAGCCTAGGGAACGTCAAATTATTTTACTTCGCTACTTTAAAGATAAAACGCAAACAGAAATTGCTGAAACTTTGGGCATATCACAGGTGCAGGTGTCAAGAATTGAGAAAAAAGTTTTACAATCTATGAAAGAGTTAATGAAGAAGGCTTGA
- a CDS encoding stage V sporulation protein AE, producing MEEKRKVILITDGDMCAKKAVEIAAKNIGGRCISRSGGNPTPITAGEIIELVKEAKNDPVIVMVDDEGNENIGIGEKILCKLVNHPVIDVLGVVVVASNTKDVDGVHPDFCIDNYGNIIYEAVDKDGNPTDEKVLYGDTVDIVEKCKVPMVVGIGDIGKMNGKDDRKKGAPIITKALQEILNRSKLLDKSN from the coding sequence ATGGAGGAGAAAAGAAAGGTTATACTAATTACAGATGGAGACATGTGTGCAAAAAAGGCAGTAGAGATAGCTGCGAAAAACATTGGTGGCAGATGTATCTCCCGTTCTGGTGGAAACCCAACGCCTATTACAGCAGGAGAAATTATAGAGCTTGTTAAGGAAGCTAAAAATGACCCGGTGATTGTAATGGTAGATGATGAAGGTAATGAAAACATAGGGATAGGAGAAAAAATATTATGTAAGTTGGTCAATCATCCTGTGATAGATGTATTAGGCGTTGTAGTTGTAGCCTCTAACACAAAGGACGTAGACGGCGTGCATCCAGATTTTTGCATTGATAATTATGGTAATATTATTTACGAAGCTGTGGACAAAGACGGAAACCCAACAGATGAAAAGGTGCTTTATGGGGACACAGTTGATATAGTGGAGAAATGCAAGGTTCCAATGGTTGTGGGTATAGGAGATATTGGAAAAATGAATGGTAAAGATGATAGAAAAAAAGGAGCACCTATCATTACAAAGGCACTACAAGAGATACTGAATAGAAGTAAGTTGTTAGATAAAAGTAATTGA
- a CDS encoding MogA/MoaB family molybdenum cofactor biosynthesis protein gives MTFTIGVITASDKGSIGERQDTSGPLIAEMMKELGGVLKEYVIVPDEREKLANALITMCDDAKLDIVFTTGGTGFSPRDVTPEATLDVIDRLAPGISEAIRMKSLSITPKAMLSRAVAGIRKQTLIINLPGSPKGVKESLEVILPALSHGIGILKGIEGECGGNHKK, from the coding sequence ATGACATTTACGATTGGAGTAATTACTGCTAGTGATAAGGGGTCTATAGGTGAGCGACAGGATACTAGTGGTCCACTAATTGCTGAAATGATGAAGGAGCTTGGCGGGGTTTTAAAGGAGTATGTTATTGTGCCGGATGAAAGAGAAAAACTTGCCAATGCCTTAATAACTATGTGCGATGATGCAAAATTAGATATCGTTTTTACCACTGGGGGAACAGGCTTTTCTCCTAGAGATGTTACCCCTGAAGCTACATTAGATGTAATTGATCGACTGGCTCCCGGTATATCCGAAGCTATTCGTATGAAAAGCCTTAGTATTACCCCTAAAGCTATGCTCTCCCGTGCCGTAGCTGGCATTCGTAAGCAAACATTAATTATTAACCTACCTGGAAGTCCTAAAGGGGTAAAGGAAAGCTTAGAAGTCATTTTACCAGCTCTTTCTCATGGTATTGGTATTCTTAAAGGTATTGAGGGTGAATGTGGTGGAAACCATAAAAAATAA